From a single Rhizobium lusitanum genomic region:
- the purD gene encoding phosphoribosylamine--glycine ligase — MKVLLIGSGGREHALAWKLAQSPLMTELHAAPGNPGIAEYATLAAIDIEDHGAVVAFCKEKAIDFVVVGPEAPLVAGIADRLRAEDIAVFGPSMAAAQLEGSKGFTKDICARYDIPTGAYQRFNNAPKAKAYIREQGAPIVVKADGLAAGKGVTVAMTVDEALAAVDDCFEGAFGEAGAEVVIEAYLDGEEASFFCLSDGKHALALATAQDHKRVGDGDTGPNTGGMGAYSPAPVMTAEMVERTMKEIIEPTMRGMAESGYPFSGVFFAGLMITAKGPELIEYNVRFGDPECQVLMMRLKSDLLPLLLACANGTLDQVSAEWSDDVALSVVMASKGYPGAYAKNTPIAALPADSDGAKVFHAGTALKDGVLVATGGRVLNVTATGKTVSEAQKRAYALADKVDWENGFSRSDIGWQAIAREKA, encoded by the coding sequence ATGAAAGTTCTGTTGATCGGATCGGGCGGACGCGAGCATGCGCTGGCCTGGAAACTGGCGCAATCGCCGCTGATGACGGAACTCCATGCCGCACCCGGCAATCCCGGCATTGCCGAATATGCGACGCTCGCCGCGATCGATATCGAGGACCATGGCGCCGTCGTTGCCTTCTGTAAGGAAAAGGCCATCGACTTCGTCGTCGTCGGCCCCGAGGCACCGCTGGTCGCCGGCATTGCCGACCGGCTACGCGCCGAGGACATCGCCGTTTTCGGACCGTCCATGGCCGCCGCCCAGCTCGAGGGCTCCAAGGGTTTCACCAAGGATATCTGCGCCCGCTACGATATTCCGACCGGCGCCTACCAGCGCTTCAACAATGCGCCGAAGGCGAAAGCCTATATCCGCGAACAGGGCGCTCCGATCGTCGTCAAGGCTGACGGGCTTGCCGCCGGCAAGGGCGTGACGGTTGCGATGACAGTCGACGAGGCGCTTGCCGCCGTCGATGACTGCTTCGAAGGGGCTTTTGGCGAGGCCGGCGCGGAAGTGGTGATCGAGGCCTATCTCGATGGCGAGGAAGCGAGCTTCTTTTGCCTTAGCGACGGAAAGCACGCGCTGGCGCTCGCCACCGCTCAGGACCACAAACGCGTCGGCGACGGCGATACCGGCCCGAATACCGGCGGCATGGGCGCCTATTCTCCCGCTCCGGTCATGACGGCGGAAATGGTTGAGCGGACCATGAAAGAGATCATCGAGCCGACGATGCGCGGTATGGCGGAAAGCGGCTATCCCTTCTCCGGCGTCTTCTTCGCCGGGCTGATGATTACCGCCAAGGGACCGGAACTGATCGAATACAATGTCCGCTTCGGCGACCCGGAATGCCAGGTGCTGATGATGCGGCTGAAGAGCGACCTACTACCGCTGCTTCTCGCCTGCGCCAACGGCACGCTGGATCAGGTCAGCGCCGAATGGAGCGACGACGTGGCGCTATCCGTGGTCATGGCCTCGAAGGGCTATCCTGGCGCCTACGCCAAGAACACACCGATCGCGGCCCTGCCCGCCGATAGCGACGGCGCCAAGGTGTTTCATGCCGGCACGGCGCTGAAGGACGGCGTGCTGGTCGCAACCGGCGGCCGGGTGCTGAATGTCACCGCCACCGGCAAAACCGTCAGCGAGGCGCAGAAGCGCGCTTATGCCCTTGCCGACAAGGTAGACTGGGAAAACGGCTTCAGCCGCAGCGACATCGGCTGGCAGGCCATCGCGCGGGAAAAGGCCTGA
- a CDS encoding Tex family protein encodes MAADIRSLAATIANEINSRPDQAKAAIELLDEGSTVPFIARYRKEVTGGLDDGQLRTLAERLAYLRELEARRAAIVDSINGQGKMTDELMRKIAVVATKAELEDLYLPYKQKRRTRAEIARERGLGPLADTILADRSREPATLAEGFLTADVPDVKTALEGARDIIAEGIAENADLLGKLRTYMKTNAVLKARVVDGKQEAGAKFSDYFDHQERWATAPGHRALAMLRGWNEEFLTLTIEIDVDAVSPNKPVERMVTTAYEIGLSRPGDRWLTEVASWTWRVKLSMSLSLDLMRELRERAEEEAIHVFARNLKDLLLAAPAGSRATMGLDPGIRTGVKVAVVDGTGKVLETTTVYPFPPRNDVRGTQVTLAALVRKHNVELISIGNGTGSRETEKLVADMLADLPAPKPTKVIVSEAGASIYSASETAALEFPDLDVTLRGAVSIARRLQDPLAELVKIEPKSIGVGQYQHDVDQLKLSRSLDAVVEDAVNAVGVDLNTASAPLLARVSGLGPSIADAIVKHRDGEGRFETRRDLLKVARLGQRTFEQCAGFLRIPNGKEPLDASSVHPEAYGVAKKIVAACGRDLRSVMGDATALKAVDPRQFIDEKFGLPTVRDIIAELEKPGRDPRPSFKTATFAEGINEISDLKPGMLLEGTVTNVAAFGAFVDIGVHQDGLVHVSQLADRFVKDPHEIVKAGDVVKVKVVDVDAKRKRISLTMRKDGGAETAPAARESREQNGARNASGKNNSRPNTPQQGSLGAALADAFKRK; translated from the coding sequence ATGGCCGCCGACATTCGTTCCCTTGCCGCAACTATCGCCAACGAGATCAATTCGCGCCCCGATCAGGCCAAGGCCGCGATCGAGCTTCTCGATGAAGGCTCGACGGTGCCGTTCATCGCCCGCTACCGCAAGGAAGTGACCGGCGGTCTCGATGACGGCCAGTTGCGCACGCTAGCCGAACGCCTGGCCTATCTGCGCGAGCTGGAAGCCCGCCGCGCCGCCATCGTCGACTCGATCAACGGCCAGGGCAAGATGACCGACGAGTTGATGCGCAAGATCGCCGTGGTCGCCACCAAGGCCGAGCTGGAAGACCTCTATCTGCCCTATAAGCAGAAGCGTCGCACCCGCGCCGAAATCGCCAGGGAGCGCGGCCTCGGTCCACTTGCCGATACCATTCTCGCCGACCGTTCCCGGGAGCCGGCGACTCTGGCCGAGGGCTTCCTTACTGCCGATGTGCCGGACGTGAAGACGGCGCTCGAAGGCGCGCGCGACATCATCGCCGAAGGCATTGCCGAAAATGCCGACCTGCTCGGCAAGCTGCGCACCTACATGAAAACCAATGCCGTCCTGAAGGCCAGGGTCGTTGACGGCAAGCAGGAAGCTGGCGCTAAATTCTCCGATTATTTCGACCATCAGGAACGTTGGGCAACCGCCCCCGGCCACCGCGCGCTTGCCATGCTGCGCGGCTGGAACGAAGAGTTCCTGACGCTGACCATCGAAATCGATGTCGATGCCGTCTCTCCCAACAAGCCGGTCGAGCGGATGGTCACCACCGCCTATGAGATCGGCTTAAGCCGCCCCGGCGACCGCTGGCTGACGGAGGTCGCGAGCTGGACCTGGCGCGTCAAGCTTTCCATGTCGCTGTCGCTCGATCTGATGCGTGAGTTGCGCGAGCGCGCCGAAGAGGAAGCGATCCACGTTTTCGCCCGCAATCTGAAGGATCTGCTGCTGGCAGCGCCCGCCGGCTCGCGCGCGACCATGGGCCTCGATCCGGGTATCCGCACCGGCGTCAAGGTCGCCGTGGTCGACGGCACCGGCAAGGTGCTGGAAACGACGACGGTTTATCCTTTCCCGCCGAGGAACGACGTGCGCGGCACCCAAGTGACCTTGGCAGCGTTGGTTCGCAAGCACAATGTCGAACTGATCTCCATCGGCAACGGCACCGGTAGCCGCGAGACGGAGAAGCTGGTGGCCGACATGCTGGCCGACCTGCCGGCACCGAAACCGACCAAGGTCATCGTTTCCGAGGCCGGTGCTTCCATCTACTCGGCCTCCGAGACCGCGGCGCTAGAATTCCCCGATCTCGACGTGACGCTGCGCGGCGCCGTCTCCATCGCTCGCCGTCTGCAGGATCCGTTGGCCGAACTCGTCAAGATCGAGCCGAAGTCGATCGGCGTTGGCCAGTACCAGCATGATGTCGATCAGCTGAAACTGTCGCGCTCGCTGGATGCCGTCGTGGAAGATGCGGTGAACGCCGTCGGCGTCGATCTGAACACGGCGTCCGCGCCACTGCTGGCCCGCGTCTCCGGCCTCGGACCGTCTATTGCCGACGCGATCGTCAAGCACCGTGACGGTGAAGGTCGCTTCGAGACCCGCCGCGATCTCCTTAAGGTCGCCCGCCTCGGCCAGCGCACCTTCGAGCAATGCGCCGGCTTCCTGCGTATCCCGAATGGCAAGGAGCCGCTCGATGCCTCCTCGGTGCATCCGGAAGCCTATGGCGTCGCCAAGAAGATCGTTGCCGCCTGCGGCCGCGATCTGCGCAGCGTGATGGGTGACGCGACAGCGCTGAAGGCGGTCGATCCGCGCCAGTTCATCGATGAGAAATTCGGTCTGCCGACGGTGCGCGACATCATCGCCGAGCTGGAAAAGCCCGGTCGCGACCCGCGCCCGAGCTTCAAGACCGCGACCTTCGCCGAGGGGATCAACGAGATCAGCGATCTTAAGCCCGGCATGCTGCTGGAGGGGACGGTGACCAACGTCGCCGCCTTCGGTGCCTTCGTCGATATCGGAGTTCACCAGGATGGCCTCGTGCATGTCTCGCAGCTTGCCGATCGCTTCGTGAAAGACCCGCACGAGATCGTCAAGGCGGGCGACGTCGTGAAGGTAAAGGTTGTGGACGTCGACGCCAAACGGAAGCGAATCAGTCTGACGATGCGCAAGGATGGCGGCGCTGAGACCGCCCCGGCTGCGCGTGAGTCGCGAGAGCAAAATGGCGCGCGCAACGCTAGCGGTAAGAACAACAGCCGCCCGAACACCCCTCAGCAGGGTAGTCTCGGTGCCGCCCTGGCGGACGCGTTCAAACGAAAATAA
- a CDS encoding SAM-dependent methyltransferase — protein MASALFSLVKKLVRKGSLKLTLASGETHMIGDGSGETVAVRVADQQAEDAVARDPTLKLGEMYMEGRFILEQGDIYDFLALVKQNTTNEIFDMRMATLLIGRIVWQQLKSRSPINRNKYNVAHHYDLSAKLFDLFLDDDWQYSCAYFVPPGISLEEAQVAKKRHIAAKLLVEPGQRVLEIGSGWGGMGMYLAEANPGLDFTGITLSEEQLKVSRERAAKRGLSDRVRFELQDYRYLAGRKFDRIVSVGMFEHVGIGDYRKYFNKVSELLDDNGVMVLHSIARPKPSFATNAFIEKYIFPGGYIPSVGETLPPLEKAGLLVKDVEILPMHYAHTLRHWRNRFVARKAEAVALYDENFFRMWEFYLAGSEMGFRWDELFIMQIQITKNQFAVPDNRNYIGEREAKLREFEATRAPLEKIVF, from the coding sequence ATGGCGTCGGCACTGTTCTCTCTTGTCAAAAAACTGGTCCGTAAAGGCTCCCTGAAACTTACGCTTGCTTCCGGCGAGACGCATATGATCGGCGACGGATCCGGCGAAACAGTCGCCGTCCGTGTTGCCGACCAGCAGGCGGAGGACGCGGTTGCGCGCGATCCGACGCTGAAGCTCGGCGAAATGTATATGGAAGGGCGCTTCATTCTCGAGCAGGGGGATATCTATGATTTCCTCGCGCTGGTGAAGCAGAATACCACCAACGAAATCTTTGATATGCGCATGGCGACGCTGCTGATCGGGCGCATCGTCTGGCAGCAGCTCAAGAGCCGTTCGCCGATCAACCGCAACAAATACAATGTTGCGCATCACTATGATCTGTCGGCGAAGCTGTTCGATCTCTTCCTTGACGATGATTGGCAATATTCTTGCGCCTATTTCGTGCCGCCGGGCATCAGCCTGGAGGAGGCACAGGTGGCCAAGAAGCGCCATATCGCCGCCAAGCTGCTGGTCGAGCCCGGCCAGCGCGTGCTGGAGATCGGCTCTGGCTGGGGCGGCATGGGCATGTACCTTGCCGAAGCCAATCCCGGCCTCGATTTCACCGGCATTACACTGAGTGAAGAGCAGCTCAAGGTCTCGCGCGAGCGCGCCGCCAAGCGCGGCCTGTCCGATCGCGTCCGCTTCGAGCTGCAGGACTATCGCTACCTCGCCGGCCGAAAGTTCGACCGTATCGTCTCGGTCGGCATGTTCGAGCATGTCGGCATCGGCGACTACCGCAAATACTTCAACAAGGTTTCGGAGCTGCTCGACGACAACGGTGTCATGGTGCTGCATTCCATCGCGCGTCCGAAGCCGAGCTTTGCGACCAACGCCTTCATCGAGAAGTATATTTTCCCGGGTGGGTATATTCCCTCGGTGGGTGAGACCCTGCCGCCGCTGGAAAAGGCCGGGCTCTTGGTCAAGGATGTCGAAATCCTGCCGATGCACTACGCCCATACCCTAAGGCACTGGCGCAACCGTTTCGTGGCGCGCAAGGCCGAGGCCGTCGCGCTCTACGATGAGAACTTCTTCCGTATGTGGGAGTTCTACCTGGCCGGCTCGGAAATGGGCTTCCGCTGGGATGAGCTCTTCATCATGCAGATCCAGATCACCAAGAACCAGTTCGCCGTTCCCGACAACCGCAACTATATCGGCGAGCGGGAGGCCAAGCTCAGGGAGTTCGAGGCGACCCGCGCGCCGCTGGAGAAGATTGTATTCTGA
- a CDS encoding MipA/OmpV family protein yields the protein MFAKSRLFFALGLFAASAGAVSAADSQQAWSNGWYLSVGAAGFSAPKFEGSSHNKLQWVPLVSIGKGPGPRFSSRSDNPSFALIDNGMFRAGIVGKFVPSRDAGDDRELKGLKKVRWGVEAGGFAEVYPTDWLRARVEVRQGFGAHSGIVADAAIDAFTDIAPDLRLSGGPRMTLASMDYFNTYYGVNARESAASGLGIYKPGGGVKSVGAGGALTWKATQNWSTSTFVEYSRLTGAAADSSLVRERGSRNQLLVGISATYKFGFTTN from the coding sequence GTGTTTGCGAAGTCGCGTCTATTTTTCGCCCTCGGCCTGTTCGCCGCTTCCGCGGGAGCAGTGTCGGCTGCCGACAGTCAGCAGGCCTGGTCGAATGGCTGGTATCTAAGCGTCGGCGCGGCCGGTTTCTCGGCGCCGAAATTCGAAGGCAGCAGCCACAACAAGCTGCAATGGGTGCCTCTGGTCTCGATCGGCAAGGGGCCTGGCCCGCGCTTCTCGTCGCGAAGTGATAACCCTTCGTTCGCGCTGATCGACAATGGCATGTTCCGCGCCGGTATCGTCGGCAAATTCGTGCCGAGCCGCGATGCCGGCGACGATCGCGAACTGAAAGGCCTGAAGAAGGTTCGGTGGGGTGTGGAAGCCGGTGGTTTCGCCGAGGTCTATCCGACCGACTGGCTGCGCGCTCGCGTCGAGGTCCGGCAGGGTTTCGGTGCGCATAGTGGCATCGTCGCCGACGCTGCCATTGACGCCTTCACCGACATCGCTCCCGACCTGCGCCTTTCCGGCGGCCCGCGCATGACGCTCGCCTCGATGGATTATTTCAACACTTACTACGGCGTCAACGCCCGAGAGTCGGCCGCCTCTGGCCTCGGCATTTACAAGCCGGGTGGTGGGGTGAAGTCGGTCGGCGCCGGAGGTGCGTTGACCTGGAAGGCAACGCAGAACTGGAGCACGAGCACCTTCGTCGAATATAGTCGCTTGACCGGTGCTGCCGCCGATAGCAGCCTGGTGCGCGAACGCGGCAGCCGCAACCAACTGCTGGTCGGCATCTCCGCCACCTACAAATTCGGCTTCACGACGAACTGA
- the ubiA gene encoding 4-hydroxybenzoate octaprenyltransferase, with product MQKTGDINGRVADAPSGNWVYRILPPALWPYAQLARWDRPIGWQLLMWPCFWSAALAANAAAPIGQSPGFLLVYHLFLYFIGAVAMRGAGCAYNDLVDHKIDMAVARTRSRPLPSGRVTRFQTKVFIVLQALVGLLVLLQFNWFAVILGVLSLGIVALYPFAKRFTDWPQFFLGLAFSWGALMGWAGLFGSLSLAPIMLYAAAILWTIGYDTIYAHQDKEDDELIGVRSTARLFGDKTRLWLIGIYGATLVLMFLAFALAGAGWLSYVGLLVAGGMFAYQIAVLDINDGEQCRALFLSNNRVGLIIFAGLFLSFLLLVF from the coding sequence ATGCAAAAGACAGGCGACATCAACGGGCGCGTCGCCGACGCGCCTTCCGGCAACTGGGTTTACCGCATCCTGCCCCCGGCGCTCTGGCCCTATGCGCAGCTCGCGCGCTGGGACAGGCCGATCGGCTGGCAGCTCCTGATGTGGCCATGCTTCTGGTCGGCGGCGCTGGCCGCCAACGCCGCTGCCCCAATAGGTCAATCGCCCGGCTTTCTGTTGGTCTACCATCTCTTCCTCTATTTTATCGGCGCGGTCGCCATGCGCGGCGCCGGCTGTGCCTACAATGATCTGGTCGATCACAAGATAGACATGGCCGTGGCCCGCACGCGCTCGCGCCCGCTGCCGTCGGGCCGGGTGACGCGCTTTCAGACCAAGGTCTTCATAGTGCTACAGGCGCTGGTCGGTCTTCTGGTGCTTCTGCAATTCAACTGGTTCGCCGTCATTCTCGGCGTGTTGTCGCTTGGCATCGTCGCGCTCTATCCCTTCGCCAAGCGCTTCACCGACTGGCCGCAGTTTTTCTTAGGTCTTGCCTTTTCCTGGGGTGCACTAATGGGCTGGGCCGGGTTGTTCGGCAGCCTGTCGCTTGCGCCCATCATGCTTTATGCCGCCGCCATCCTGTGGACGATCGGCTACGATACGATCTATGCCCATCAGGATAAGGAGGACGACGAGTTGATCGGCGTGCGCTCCACCGCCCGGCTCTTCGGCGACAAGACCCGCCTCTGGCTGATCGGTATTTACGGCGCGACGCTGGTGCTCATGTTCTTGGCCTTCGCGCTGGCGGGGGCTGGGTGGCTCTCCTATGTCGGCTTGCTCGTCGCGGGCGGCATGTTCGCCTACCAGATCGCCGTGCTCGATATCAACGATGGCGAGCAGTGCCGTGCCCTGTTCCTATCCAACAACCGGGTCGGCCTGATCATCTTCGCCGGCCTGTTTCTGTCGTTTCTGCTTCTCGTTTTCTGA
- a CDS encoding GNAT family N-acetyltransferase yields the protein MACDVRPARESDADAISAVILSALRETNAKDYSQDIIARVAQSFSPVAVLKLLGSRTVLVAMKGEDVAGTASLDDAVVRTVFVSPAVQGQGVGTLLMAEIERIARIGGVMLLTVPSSVTAQAFYAKLGFEAVRDSYHEDERTIIMERSLEP from the coding sequence ATGGCATGCGATGTCCGACCGGCTCGCGAAAGTGACGCTGATGCCATCAGCGCCGTGATCCTGTCCGCGCTTCGCGAAACCAACGCAAAAGACTATTCGCAGGATATCATCGCCCGTGTCGCGCAGAGTTTCAGCCCTGTTGCAGTGCTAAAGCTTCTGGGCAGCCGGACGGTTCTCGTCGCGATGAAAGGCGAGGACGTCGCCGGCACCGCCAGCCTCGACGATGCTGTGGTTCGCACGGTGTTCGTTTCCCCGGCAGTGCAGGGGCAGGGGGTCGGAACTCTGCTGATGGCAGAGATCGAGCGGATTGCGCGTATTGGGGGCGTCATGCTCCTGACCGTGCCGTCGTCCGTCACCGCGCAGGCATTTTACGCCAAGCTCGGATTCGAAGCCGTCAGGGACAGTTACCACGAGGATGAGCGGACAATCATCATGGAACGCTCGCTGGAGCCATAA